In one Streptomyces sp. T12 genomic region, the following are encoded:
- a CDS encoding PDZ domain-containing protein → MFSRLTRPQALAVCALPVVALLATAAFAPLPFSVAQPGLTADVLGENKGDPVITISGAPTRDTTGELRMTTIEATSPDTDVTLGEVIDAWFRTDKAVMPRDSVYPSGRSTQEIEKYNTEQMQESQDAATEAALNYLDLNDKNIKVTLKLADVGGPSAGLLFSLGVIDKLNGAGAGADLTGGRTIAGTGTIDAAGKVGAVGGVSLKTQAAKRDGATVFLVPKDECSDAKSELPKGLRLIPVTTLKGAVDALEALESGKGSVPSC, encoded by the coding sequence GTGTTCTCTCGTCTCACGCGCCCCCAGGCCCTCGCCGTCTGCGCCCTGCCGGTCGTGGCCCTGCTCGCCACGGCCGCCTTCGCGCCGCTGCCGTTCTCGGTGGCGCAGCCCGGCCTGACGGCGGACGTGCTGGGCGAGAACAAGGGCGACCCGGTGATCACCATCTCCGGTGCGCCGACCCGCGACACGACCGGTGAGCTGCGCATGACGACGATCGAGGCGACCTCGCCCGACACGGACGTGACGCTCGGCGAAGTGATCGACGCCTGGTTCCGCACGGACAAGGCGGTCATGCCGCGCGACTCGGTCTATCCGAGCGGCCGCAGCACCCAGGAGATCGAGAAGTACAACACCGAGCAGATGCAGGAGTCCCAGGACGCCGCGACCGAGGCCGCGCTGAACTACCTGGACCTGAACGACAAGAACATCAAGGTCACCCTGAAGCTCGCGGACGTGGGCGGCCCCAGCGCCGGTCTCCTCTTCTCCCTGGGCGTCATCGACAAGCTCAACGGCGCCGGCGCCGGCGCCGACCTCACCGGCGGCCGCACCATCGCCGGTACGGGCACGATCGACGCCGCCGGCAAGGTCGGCGCGGTCGGCGGAGTGTCCCTGAAGACCCAGGCGGCCAAGCGGGACGGGGCCACGGTCTTCCTGGTACCGAAGGACGAGTGCTCCGACGCGAAGTCAGAACTCCCGAAGGGCCTGCGCCTGATCCCGGTGACCACGCTGAAGGGGGCGGTGGACGCCCTGGAGGCCCTGGAGTCGGGGAAGGGCTCGGTTCCGAGCTGCTAG
- the menC gene encoding o-succinylbenzoate synthase, giving the protein MKLERVELFHVAIPLVTPFRTSYGTMTTKDTFLLHVVTDTAEGWSEFAADPEPLYCSEFVAGAEIVLRDFLLPRAAALPVLGTAHLAPAMEKIKGHELAKAALETAVLDAELRSYGMPLATYLGAVRERVPAGVSVGIKETVGELLDAVERYLAEGYVRIKLKIEPGWDLEPVRAVRERFGAELPLQVDANTAYTLADAEHLRRLDEFGLLLIEEPLAENNLYAHARLQQRLATPVCLDESLHNARDTASAIAMDACRVVNVKPARVGGYLEARRVHDVAHAHGVPVWCGGMLETGIGRAPNLALAALPGCTLPGDTSASSRYFAEDITEPFVLVDGHLPVPRSPGIGVEPLPGALRRFTRERRDLYVT; this is encoded by the coding sequence ATGAAACTCGAACGCGTCGAGCTGTTCCACGTGGCGATTCCGCTGGTCACCCCCTTCCGTACCTCCTACGGCACGATGACGACGAAGGACACCTTCCTGCTGCACGTCGTCACGGACACGGCCGAGGGCTGGTCGGAGTTCGCGGCCGACCCCGAGCCGCTGTACTGCTCGGAGTTCGTGGCCGGCGCGGAGATCGTGCTGCGCGACTTCCTGCTGCCGCGCGCCGCCGCCCTCCCCGTGCTCGGTACGGCCCACCTCGCTCCGGCGATGGAGAAGATCAAGGGGCACGAGCTGGCGAAGGCGGCGCTGGAGACGGCGGTCCTCGACGCGGAGCTGCGGTCGTACGGGATGCCGCTGGCGACGTATCTGGGGGCGGTGCGGGAGCGGGTGCCGGCCGGGGTGTCGGTCGGGATCAAGGAGACCGTCGGCGAGCTCCTGGACGCCGTCGAGCGGTATCTCGCCGAGGGCTACGTCCGGATCAAGCTGAAGATCGAGCCCGGCTGGGACCTGGAGCCCGTACGGGCCGTGCGCGAGCGCTTCGGGGCGGAGCTGCCGCTCCAGGTCGACGCCAACACGGCGTACACGCTCGCGGACGCCGAGCATCTGCGGCGGCTCGACGAGTTCGGGCTGCTGCTGATCGAGGAGCCGCTGGCGGAGAACAACCTGTACGCCCATGCCCGCCTCCAGCAGCGCCTCGCGACCCCCGTCTGCCTCGACGAGTCCCTGCACAACGCCCGCGACACCGCGTCCGCGATCGCGATGGACGCGTGCCGGGTCGTGAACGTGAAGCCCGCGCGCGTCGGGGGTTACCTGGAGGCGCGGCGGGTGCATGACGTGGCGCACGCGCACGGGGTGCCGGTGTGGTGCGGCGGCATGCTGGAGACGGGCATCGGCCGCGCACCGAACCTGGCACTCGCGGCGCTGCCCGGCTGCACGCTCCCCGGGGACACCTCCGCCTCCAGCCGCTACTTCGCCGAGGACATCACGGAGCCGTTCGTGCTGGTCGACGGCCATCTGCCGGTCCCGAGGTCGCCGGGCATCGGGGTGGAGCCGCTGCCGGGGGCGCTGCGGCGCTTCACCAGGGAACGGCGAGACCTGTACGTGACCTGA
- a CDS encoding chorismate synthase, whose amino-acid sequence MTSLSIRTVHDVAGFAAVADYFSDVWQTPRSAPPLLSETLHSLAHAGGAVHAAYEGQRLAGASVAVFGPPALRETYSLLAAADQGLGVQVKQAQRAWALELGARTMRWTFDPLVGRNARFNFVKLGAVGTEYLVDFYGPMADGVNDGDETDRLAVAWDLTGPRQPYGTGGTGGTGGTGGTGGTGDREAAPTTHTAPDGAPLARRDLDECHVWCRVPDDIVALRAAHPELALRWRRAVREVFTKAFADGFRATGMSRDGWYTLTRDRADADV is encoded by the coding sequence ATGACCTCACTCAGCATCCGCACCGTGCACGACGTCGCCGGGTTCGCGGCCGTCGCCGACTACTTCAGTGACGTGTGGCAGACGCCCCGCAGCGCACCGCCCTTACTTTCCGAGACGCTGCACAGCCTCGCTCACGCGGGCGGGGCGGTGCACGCCGCGTACGAGGGGCAGCGGCTCGCGGGCGCGAGCGTCGCCGTGTTCGGGCCGCCCGCGCTGCGGGAGACGTACTCCCTGCTGGCCGCCGCCGACCAGGGGCTCGGGGTGCAGGTCAAGCAGGCGCAGCGGGCCTGGGCGCTGGAACTCGGGGCACGCACGATGCGCTGGACCTTCGACCCGCTGGTCGGTCGCAACGCCCGGTTCAACTTCGTCAAGCTGGGCGCCGTGGGGACCGAGTACCTCGTCGACTTCTACGGCCCCATGGCGGACGGGGTGAACGACGGCGACGAGACCGACCGGCTGGCGGTGGCCTGGGACCTGACCGGGCCCAGACAGCCGTACGGCACAGGTGGCACAGGTGGCACTGGGGGCACTGGGGGCACAGGGGGCACCGGTGATCGCGAGGCCGCGCCCACCACGCACACCGCCCCCGACGGCGCCCCGCTCGCCCGCCGCGACCTCGACGAGTGCCACGTCTGGTGCCGTGTACCGGACGACATCGTGGCGCTGCGGGCCGCCCACCCCGAGCTGGCGCTGCGCTGGCGGCGGGCCGTGCGCGAGGTGTTCACCAAGGCGTTCGCCGACGGGTTCAGGGCGACGGGGATGTCCCGGGACGGCTGGTACACGCTCACCCGCGACCGTGCGGACGCCGACGTATGA
- a CDS encoding IclR family transcriptional regulator, with translation MTAETSQTLDRGLRVLKLLADTDHGLTVTELSNKLGVNRTVVYRLLATLEQHALVRRDLGGRARVGLGVLRLGRQVHPLVREAALPALRSLAEDIGATAHLTLVDGTEALAVAVVEPTWTDYHVAYRAGFRHPLDRGAAGRAILAARQQPLEEPGYTLTHGELEAGASGAAAPLLGVTGVEGSVGVVMLADAVPERVGPRVMDAAREVAEALR, from the coding sequence GTGACCGCGGAGACCTCTCAGACGCTCGACCGAGGACTGCGCGTCCTCAAGCTGCTGGCCGATACGGACCACGGGCTGACCGTCACCGAGCTTTCCAACAAACTGGGCGTGAACCGGACCGTCGTGTACCGGCTGCTCGCCACGCTTGAACAGCACGCCCTCGTACGCCGTGACCTGGGCGGCCGCGCCCGGGTCGGGCTCGGCGTGCTGCGACTGGGCCGGCAGGTGCATCCGCTGGTACGGGAGGCGGCGCTGCCCGCTCTGCGCTCGCTGGCCGAGGACATCGGGGCGACGGCCCATCTGACACTGGTGGACGGCACGGAGGCACTGGCCGTCGCCGTGGTCGAGCCGACGTGGACGGACTATCACGTGGCCTACCGGGCCGGTTTCCGGCACCCCTTGGACCGAGGGGCCGCGGGCCGGGCGATACTCGCCGCCCGGCAACAGCCGCTGGAGGAACCCGGATACACCCTGACCCACGGCGAGTTGGAGGCAGGGGCGAGCGGGGCCGCCGCGCCGTTGCTCGGGGTCACGGGCGTCGAGGGCAGCGTGGGTGTCGTGATGCTGGCCGACGCGGTGCCGGAGCGGGTCGGGCCGCGGGTCATGGACGCGGCGCGGGAGGTGGCGGAGGCGTTGCGCTGA
- a CDS encoding DEAD/DEAH box helicase: MTTTAASSSHHLSPAFPGRAPWGTASKLRAWQQGAMEKYIQEQPRDFLAVATPGAGKTTFALTLASWLLHHHVVQQVTVVAPTEHLKKQWAEAAARIGIKLDPEYSAGPLGKDYQGVAVTYAGVGVRPMLHRNRVEQRKTLVILDEIHHAGDSKSWGEACLEAFEPATRRLALTGTPFRSDTNPIPFVTYEEGNDGIRRSAADYTYGYGNALADHVVRPVIFLSYSGNMRWRTKAGDEIAARLGEPMTKDAISQAWRTALDPRGEWMPSVLRAADQRLTEVRKAIPDAGALVIASDQDSARAYAKLIREITGTKATLVLSDDAGASKRIDDFSGNNDRWMVAVRMVSEGVDVPRLAVGVYATTISTPLFFAQAVGRFVRSRRRGETASVFLPTVPDLLTFANEMEVERDHALDKPKKEGEEDPYAESEKEMEEANKEQDEDTGEQEQFSFEALESEAVFDRVLYDGAEFGMQAHPGSEEEQDYLGIPGLLEPDQVQLLLQKRQARQIAHSRKKPDAEADLLELPAERRPVVSHKEMMELRKQLNTMVSAYVHQSGKPHGVIHTELRRVCGGPPSAEATAGQLRQRIAKVQEWATRMR; this comes from the coding sequence GTGACTACCACCGCCGCCTCCTCCTCGCACCACCTATCCCCCGCCTTCCCCGGCCGGGCCCCCTGGGGCACCGCCAGCAAGCTGCGTGCCTGGCAGCAGGGGGCGATGGAGAAGTACATCCAGGAGCAGCCGCGTGACTTCCTCGCGGTCGCCACGCCCGGCGCCGGGAAGACGACCTTCGCCCTGACGCTCGCGTCCTGGCTGCTGCACCACCATGTCGTGCAGCAGGTGACCGTGGTCGCGCCGACCGAGCACCTGAAGAAGCAGTGGGCGGAAGCGGCCGCGCGGATAGGGATCAAACTCGATCCCGAGTACAGCGCGGGGCCGCTCGGCAAGGACTACCAGGGCGTCGCGGTGACGTACGCCGGTGTCGGTGTGCGGCCCATGCTCCATCGGAATCGGGTCGAGCAGCGCAAGACGCTCGTGATCCTTGATGAGATCCATCACGCGGGTGACAGCAAGTCCTGGGGCGAGGCCTGCCTCGAGGCCTTCGAGCCCGCCACGCGACGGCTCGCGCTCACCGGTACGCCGTTCCGGTCCGACACCAACCCCATCCCCTTCGTCACGTACGAAGAAGGCAACGACGGGATCCGGCGGTCCGCCGCCGACTACACCTACGGCTACGGGAACGCGCTGGCCGACCATGTCGTGCGGCCCGTCATCTTCCTCTCCTACAGCGGCAACATGCGCTGGCGGACCAAGGCGGGGGACGAGATCGCCGCGCGGCTCGGCGAGCCCATGACGAAGGACGCCATCAGCCAGGCCTGGCGTACGGCGCTGGATCCGCGCGGTGAGTGGATGCCCAGCGTGCTGCGCGCCGCCGACCAGCGGCTGACCGAGGTCAGGAAGGCCATTCCGGACGCCGGTGCCCTCGTCATCGCCTCCGACCAGGACTCCGCGCGCGCGTACGCCAAGCTCATCCGTGAGATCACGGGGACCAAGGCGACCCTCGTCCTGTCCGACGACGCCGGCGCGTCCAAGCGGATCGACGACTTCAGCGGCAACAACGACCGGTGGATGGTCGCGGTGCGGATGGTGTCGGAGGGCGTCGACGTTCCGCGGCTGGCGGTGGGGGTGTACGCCACCACCATCTCCACCCCGCTCTTCTTCGCGCAGGCCGTCGGGCGTTTCGTACGGTCGCGTCGGCGCGGTGAGACCGCCTCCGTCTTCCTCCCGACCGTCCCCGACCTCCTCACCTTCGCCAACGAGATGGAGGTTGAGCGCGACCACGCCCTCGACAAGCCGAAGAAGGAGGGCGAGGAGGACCCGTACGCCGAATCCGAGAAGGAGATGGAGGAGGCGAACAAGGAGCAGGACGAGGACACCGGCGAGCAGGAGCAGTTCTCCTTCGAGGCGCTGGAGTCCGAGGCCGTCTTCGACCGGGTGCTGTACGACGGCGCCGAGTTCGGCATGCAGGCCCACCCGGGGAGCGAGGAGGAGCAGGACTACCTCGGGATTCCGGGGCTGCTGGAGCCGGATCAGGTGCAGCTGCTGCTGCAGAAGCGGCAGGCCCGGCAGATCGCGCACAGCCGCAAGAAGCCGGACGCCGAGGCCGACCTGTTGGAGCTGCCCGCCGAGCGGCGGCCCGTCGTCTCGCACAAGGAGATGATGGAGCTCCGTAAGCAGCTCAACACGATGGTCAGCGCGTACGTCCACCAGAGCGGCAAGCCGCACGGTGTGATCCACACCGAGCTGCGGCGGGTGTGCGGCGGGCCGCCGAGCGCCGAGGCCACGGCGGGGCAGCTGCGGCAGCGGATCGCCAAGGTGCAGGAGTGGGCCACCCGGATGCGGTGA
- a CDS encoding MFS transporter, giving the protein MTALEPRDTGVAKTSDAPSVSDSEETVLSRSYRALSVGIVSVVLLIAFEATAVGTAMPVAARELDGVSLYAFAFSGYFTTSLFGMVLAGQWSDRRGPLGALTTGIAAFGAGLLVSGTAGAMWLFILGRAVQGLGGGLVIVALYVVVGRAYPERLRPAIMAAFSASWVVPSIVGPLASGAVTEHLGWRWVFVGIPALVVFPLALALPQIRRRAGGPVDPFARAASFDRRRIRLALGISLGAGLLQYAAQDLRWLSLVPGVVGATLLVPAVLGLLPRGTYRAARGLPSVVLLRGVAAGSFVAAESFVPLMLVTQRGLSPTLAGFSLAAGGVTWALGSWMQSRPRVEPYRERLMTLGMVLVAASIAAAPSVLIESVPAWTLAVAWSFGCFGMGLVISSASVLLLHLSAPEEAGTNSAALQISDALSNVVLLAAGGAAFAALGGGAVSHAATGASGAGSHPAAFVAVFLPMAGVALVGAWVTTRLRER; this is encoded by the coding sequence ATGACTGCCCTTGAGCCACGCGATACCGGTGTCGCGAAGACATCCGATGCTCCCTCGGTTTCCGACTCCGAGGAGACCGTGCTCAGTCGGTCCTATCGGGCCCTCAGTGTCGGGATCGTCTCCGTCGTGCTGCTCATTGCCTTCGAGGCCACCGCAGTGGGGACGGCCATGCCGGTGGCCGCGCGGGAGCTGGACGGGGTGTCGTTGTACGCCTTCGCGTTCTCGGGGTACTTCACCACCAGCCTGTTCGGGATGGTGCTGGCGGGGCAGTGGTCGGACCGGCGGGGGCCGTTGGGGGCGCTGACCACGGGGATCGCCGCGTTCGGGGCCGGGCTGCTGGTGTCCGGGACCGCCGGGGCCATGTGGCTGTTCATTCTCGGGCGGGCCGTGCAGGGGCTCGGGGGCGGACTCGTGATCGTCGCGTTGTACGTCGTCGTCGGACGGGCCTACCCCGAACGGTTGCGGCCGGCGATCATGGCGGCGTTCTCGGCGAGCTGGGTCGTGCCGTCGATCGTGGGGCCGCTGGCTTCCGGGGCGGTGACCGAGCATCTGGGCTGGCGCTGGGTGTTCGTCGGGATTCCGGCGCTCGTCGTGTTTCCGCTCGCCCTCGCGCTGCCGCAGATACGGCGGCGGGCGGGAGGGCCGGTCGACCCGTTCGCCCGTGCCGCCTCCTTCGACCGGCGCCGTATCCGGCTCGCGCTCGGTATCTCCCTCGGTGCGGGGCTGCTGCAGTACGCCGCCCAGGACCTGCGGTGGCTCTCCCTCGTCCCCGGTGTCGTCGGCGCCACGCTGCTCGTACCGGCCGTGCTCGGGCTGCTCCCGCGCGGCACGTACCGGGCGGCGCGCGGGCTGCCGTCCGTGGTGCTGTTGCGCGGGGTCGCCGCGGGGTCGTTCGTCGCGGCCGAGTCCTTCGTGCCGCTGATGCTGGTCACCCAGCGGGGGCTGTCGCCGACGCTCGCCGGGTTCTCACTCGCGGCGGGCGGCGTGACGTGGGCGCTGGGGTCGTGGATGCAGTCGCGGCCGCGGGTGGAGCCGTATCGGGAACGCCTGATGACGTTGGGGATGGTGCTGGTGGCGGCCTCCATAGCCGCCGCGCCGAGTGTGCTGATCGAATCCGTGCCCGCCTGGACCCTCGCCGTGGCGTGGAGTTTCGGCTGCTTCGGGATGGGGCTGGTCATCTCCTCCGCCAGCGTGCTGCTGCTCCATCTCTCCGCACCCGAGGAGGCCGGCACCAACTCCGCCGCGCTCCAGATCTCCGACGCCCTGTCCAACGTCGTGCTGCTGGCCGCCGGAGGTGCCGCCTTCGCGGCTCTGGGCGGTGGCGCGGTGAGTCATGCGGCGACGGGGGCGTCCGGTGCCGGGTCGCATCCGGCGGCGTTCGTGGCGGTGTTTCTGCCGATGGCGGGGGTGGCGTTGGTGGGGGCCTGGGTGACTACGCGGTTGCGGGAGCGGTGA